The proteins below come from a single Thermoanaerobaculia bacterium genomic window:
- a CDS encoding arginine deiminase family protein, with protein MKLHVTSEIGKLDAVLVHLPGKEIDRMVPSMMDELLFDDILYGDGAREEHRRFQQILRTAWKEDADTVEVLDVQDLLEEILTDPQTKEEVLADLALKLQ; from the coding sequence ATGAAGCTCCACGTCACATCCGAGATCGGCAAGCTCGACGCCGTTCTGGTCCATCTCCCCGGCAAGGAGATCGACCGGATGGTGCCTTCGATGATGGACGAGCTCCTCTTCGACGACATCCTCTACGGCGACGGCGCCCGCGAGGAGCACCGGCGCTTCCAGCAGATCCTCCGCACCGCCTGGAAAGAGGACGCCGACACGGTCGAGGTCCTCGACGTCCAGGATCTCCTCGAGGAGATCCTCACCGACCCGCAGACGAAGGAGGAGGTCCTCGCCGACCTCGCCCTGAAGCTCCAGA